From the Corythoichthys intestinalis isolate RoL2023-P3 chromosome 13, ASM3026506v1, whole genome shotgun sequence genome, one window contains:
- the LOC130927849 gene encoding oocyte zinc finger protein XlCOF6-like codes for MSPSKQALRPKMSDLSLAHHSECQESAHVEEKEEGSLYVKKVEEEFVLIKEEQEEYHIRVENPHIEVRQHPHPVKKEEEEDPPYVKVEVVDIPKWTGKPLKGEDGSPSEASKAAEPPSGSSSSKEGFQADNLIARPSETDDFTSHSLFCFRKYFGPEQQESGSSGMKEEVEHPQIKKEEPDDPRQQKREEQLSIKKEEVELTLKGEPYVKEEDDITRPTCEPLKSEEGLSETSRGTEPPSGSSRLTEGLQADSLTAPLSVSEDAMSHSPDSDDEVHMKADSDNKRKCSHCGKTFVNKYNCRRHMRSHDEKPFSCSVCGQRFSHKSYLKIHTRTHTGEKPYSCSVCDQRFSRKGNLKQHTRNHTGEKPFSCSVCDQRFIWKSALKIHSRTHTGEKPFSCPVCGQRFAQKQDLKEHRRTHGGDKPFSCSVCDQRFSCKSALKIHIRTHTGEKPYPCSVCGQRFSKKEHLKQHTRTHTGEKPFSCSVCGQQFSQKGNLKQHTRNHTGEKPFTCSICSQGFSHNSYLKIHIRTHTGEKPFSCSVCDQGFSCKRSLKMHTRTHTGEKPFSCSVCDKRFSCKNYLTTHARTHTGEKPFSCSVCGQIFSSKQYLTSHTRVHTGEKRFSCSVCGQIFSAKKYLTTHIRNHTGDKPFSCSVCGRIFSTKRYLTKHTRTHTGGKPKTHAGE; via the exons ATGTCGCCGAGCAAGCAAGCATTACGTCCTAAAATGTCAG ATCTCAGTCTAGCGCATCATTCTGAATGCCAGGAGTCTGCTCACGTGGAAGAAAAGGAGGAAGGGTCTCTATACGTCAAGAAGGTGGAGGAAGAATTCGTCCTCATtaaagaggagcaggaggagtaTCACATTAGAGTGGAGAATCCCCACATTGAGGTGCGGCAGCACCCTCATCCcgtcaaaaaggaggaggaggaggaccctCCATATGTTAAAGTGGAAGTGGTAGACATCCCCAAGTGGACTGGTAAGCCTTTGAAGGGGGAAGATGGCAGTCCGAGTGAGGCCAGCAAAGCGGCGGAGCCTCCAAGTGGCAGCAGCAGTTCAAAAGAAGGATTCCAGGCAGACAACCTCATCGCTCGACCATCAGAGACTGACGACTTCACTTCACACTCGCTGTTCT GTTTCAGAAAATATTTTGGTCCTGAGCAGCAGGAGTCAGGGTCGAGTGGCATGAAAGAGGAAGTAGAGCACCCGCAAATAAAAAAGGAAGAGCCAGATGACCCTCGACAGCAAAAGAGAGAAGAgcaactttcaatcaaaaaggaggaggtagAGCTTACGTTAAAGGGAGAGCCATATGTTAAAGAGGAGGACGATATCACCAGGCCAACTTGTGAGCCTTTGAAGAGTGAAGAGGGCCTGAGTGAGACCAGCAGAGGAACGGAGCCTCCAAGCGGCAGCAGCAGGTTAACAGAAGGATTGCAAGCGGACAGTTTAACCGCTCCGCTATCAGTTAGCGAAGACGCCATGTCACATTCACCTGACAGTGATGATGAAGTTCATATGAAAGCTGACAGTGACAACAAACGCAAATGCTCTCATTGTGGGAAAACCTTTGTAAATAAGTATAATTGTCGTAGACATATGAGGAGCCAcgatgaaaaacctttttcctgctcagtttgtggccaaagattcagtcacaagagctacttaaaaatacacacaagaacccacactggagaaaaaccttattcctgctcagtttgtgaccaAAGATTCTCTCGAAAGGGAAAcctaaaacaacacacaagaaaccacactggagaaaaacctttttcctgctcagtttgtgaccaAAGATTCATCTGGAAGAGCGCCCTAAAAATACACTCGAGAACTCAcaccggagaaaaacctttttcctgcccagtttgtggtcaaagatttgcTCAAAAGCAAGACCTAAAAGAACATAGAAGAACACACGGTGGAgacaaacctttttcctgctcagtttgcgaCCAAAGATTCAGTTGCAAAAGCGCCTTAAAAATacacataagaacccacactggagaaaaaccgtatccctgctcagtttgtggccaaCGATTCTCTAAGAAGGAAcacttaaaacaacacacacgaacccacactggagagaaaccattttcctgctcagtttgtggccaaCAATTCTCTCAGAAGGGAAACTTAAAGCAACACACAAGaaaccacactggagaaaaaccttttaccTGTTCAATTTGCAGCCAAGGATTCAGTCACAATAGCTACTTAAAAATACACATAAGAactcacactggagaaaaacctttttcctgctcagtttgtgaccaAGGATTCAGTTGCAAACGCTCCCTAAAaatgcacacaagaacacacactggggaaaaacccttttcctgctcagtttgtgacaaAAGATTCAGTTGCAAGAACTACTTAACAACACATGCAAGAACCCAcaccggagaaaaacctttttcctgctcagtttgtggccaaaTATTCTCTTCAAAGCAATACCTAACATCACACACAAGagtccacactggagaaaaacgttTTTCCTGCTCGGTTTGTGGCCAAATATTCTCTGCAAAGAAATACCTAACAACACACATAAGAAATCACACTGGAgataaacctttttcctgctcagtttgtggccgAATATTCTCTACAAAGAGATACCTAACAaagcacacaagaacccacactggaggaAAACCTAAAACCCACGCTGGAGAATAA